The DNA region CACTCTCCTCCCTGCTGGCCGACGAACCCGGCTTTCTGGACGCCGCCGTCACGGTGGACCACGCCCGCCTGATCACGCTGGGCCTGACTCCGGTGACCCTGCGCGACCACGGGGTCGTGAGCGAACCCGCCGCGCTGGAACTGGCACGGGGAGCGCGGGAACACCTGGGGGCCGAGGTGGGCCTCGCGGTCGTGACCGCCGCAAAGGGAGAAGGCGCGGGCCGCACCTTCGTCGCCCTCAGCGACGGGGAGCGGGCCGAGGTCCGGGCGCTGGACTGGCCGGGTGACGCCGCGCAGATTCGGGAGCGGGCGGCCGTCGCTGCATTGGCCTTGGCCCTGCGCGTGCTGCGCCCGGCGGCGGTGAGCGCATGAAGATTCGCAAGACGCCCAAGCCCGTCGCGCCGCCCTTGGAGGAGGTCAAGGTCAAAGCTGAGGCTCCCCGGCCGGACCCCAAGCCCCGCCCCACCCCTCCACAGGCCACGGGCGACAGGCCACACGCCCCCCAGACCCTCCGCCTCTTTTTCGCGTTCAAGGTCCCCGGCGACGTGGCGGCCCCGCTGGCCGAGTCGCAGCGGCACCTGCGCGGCAACTGGCGGGCGGTGCGGGCGGACCAACTGCACATCACCCTCGCGTATCTGCCCGCTGTCCCGCCGGACCGGGTGGCCGACCTCAAGCGGCTGGGCACGCGGCTCACCGAGAATCTTCCGCCCATGCAGGTTCGGCTGCGCGGCACCGGCTACTTTCCCAACGAGGGCAGCCCGCGCGTCTGGTTCGTGAAGGCGGAAGCCGAGGGGCTCAACGAGCTAGCGGCCGAGTTGCGGATGGGCCTGAAAGAACTGGGCATCGCCACCGACGACCTCCCCTTCAAGGCGCACGTCACGCTGGCCCGCAAGAAGGGTCCGGCGCCGCGCGTGCCCCCGCTTCTCTTCGATCTGGGCTGGCAGGCAGGGAATATGGCGCTGATTCGCAGCACCCTCCGTAAGACCGGCCCGATCTACGACACCGTGAGCACCTTCCGGCTGAGGGGCGAGGCCAGCAGCCCGCCTCCGGCAGCCACCGAAGACATGACGCCCTCCGCCCCTTCCCCCTCCCAGGAGACCCCATGAGCAAGGACAACCCCAAGGACTTCGGCACCCCCGGCGACAGCAAGGAACGCACCAAGGCCATCGAAACGGCCATGACCCAGATCGAGAAGGCCTTCGGCAAGGGGTCGATCATGCGGCTGGGCGCCGAGAGCAAGCTCGACGTGCAGGCGGTCAGCACCGGCAGCCTCAGCCTTGACCTCGCGCTGGGCGTGGGCGGCATTCCGCGCGGGCGCATCACCGAGATCTACGGCCCCGAGTCGGGCGGCAAGACCACGCTGGCCCTGAGCATCATCGCGCAGGCCCAGAAGGCGGGCGGCACCTGCGCCTTTATCGACGCCGAGCACGCCCTCGACCCCGTGTATGCCCGCAGCCTCGGCGTGAGCACCGACGAGCTGCTGGTCTCGCAGCCCGACAACGGCGAGCAGGCGCTGGAGATCATGGAGCTGCTGGTGCGTTCGGGCGCGATCGACGTGGTCGTCGTGGACTCGGTCGCCGCGCTGACCCCCCGCGCCGAGATCGAGGGCGAGATGGGCGACTCGCTGCCCGGCCTCCAGGCCCGGTTGATGTCTCAAGCCCTGCGCAAGCTCACCGCGATCCTCTCCAAGACGGGCACCGCCGCCATCTTCATCAACCAAGTGCGCGAGAAGATCGGCGTGATGTACGGCAACCCCGAGACCACCACGGGCGGCCGGGCGCTGAAGTTCTACTCCAGCGTACGCCTCGACGTGCGCAAGATCGGCCAGCCCGTCAAGCTGGGCAACGACGCCGTGGGCAACACGGTGAAGGTCAAGACCGTGAAGAACAAGGTCGCGCCCCCCTTCAAGGAGGTCGAGCTGACCCTGATGTACGGCAAGGGCTTCGACCAGCTCTCCGACCTCGTGACGCTGGCCTCCGACATGGACATCATCAAGAAGGCCGGGTCCTTTTATTCCTACGGGGAAGACCGCATCGGCCAGGGCAAGGAAAAGGCCATCGCCTACATCGCCGAGCGCCCCGAGCTGGAAGCCGAGATCCGCGAGCGCGTTCTCTCGGCCATCAAGGAAGGCCGCGCCGGGGACGTGGGCGCGGTGGCGAGCGTGCCCGCCGTCGCGGAATAAACCCACAGCCTCCACACGTCAGCGCCCCTGCCCATCTTCCGGGCAGGGGCGCTTGGCATGGGGCAAGCCCCGCCATCTCCCCTACCCGCCCCCTCCCCCTTTCGGCGGATGCCCCGCTGGGGCCGGACGGCCACACTGGGACCATCCTTCGGGCGGGGTCTCCGCACGGGAGACACACCCACAACCCGCCCCAAGACGAAGCCCCCACCCGAGTGAAGGTGGGGCTTTTTCATTCTCCGGCCGCCCCGTGACCCACCCCCCACTCCCCCCCGCCCAACCGTGTAGCGTGGGCCATCTCCACCCAGTCCGC from Deinococcus sp. HSC-46F16 includes:
- the recA gene encoding recombinase RecA, giving the protein MSKDNPKDFGTPGDSKERTKAIETAMTQIEKAFGKGSIMRLGAESKLDVQAVSTGSLSLDLALGVGGIPRGRITEIYGPESGGKTTLALSIIAQAQKAGGTCAFIDAEHALDPVYARSLGVSTDELLVSQPDNGEQALEIMELLVRSGAIDVVVVDSVAALTPRAEIEGEMGDSLPGLQARLMSQALRKLTAILSKTGTAAIFINQVREKIGVMYGNPETTTGGRALKFYSSVRLDVRKIGQPVKLGNDAVGNTVKVKTVKNKVAPPFKEVELTLMYGKGFDQLSDLVTLASDMDIIKKAGSFYSYGEDRIGQGKEKAIAYIAERPELEAEIRERVLSAIKEGRAGDVGAVASVPAVAE
- the thpR gene encoding RNA 2',3'-cyclic phosphodiesterase, whose amino-acid sequence is MKIRKTPKPVAPPLEEVKVKAEAPRPDPKPRPTPPQATGDRPHAPQTLRLFFAFKVPGDVAAPLAESQRHLRGNWRAVRADQLHITLAYLPAVPPDRVADLKRLGTRLTENLPPMQVRLRGTGYFPNEGSPRVWFVKAEAEGLNELAAELRMGLKELGIATDDLPFKAHVTLARKKGPAPRVPPLLFDLGWQAGNMALIRSTLRKTGPIYDTVSTFRLRGEASSPPPAATEDMTPSAPSPSQETP